In Leucobacter insecticola, one DNA window encodes the following:
- the ctaD gene encoding cytochrome c oxidase subunit I, whose translation MKKGNVIVSWLTSTDHKVIGYMYLISSFVWFLVGGLMALLIRAQLFAPGLEVVATKEQYNQLFTMHGTIMLLMFATPLFAGFANVMMPLQIGAPDVAFPRLNALAFWLFTFGSLIAVGGFLTPQGAASFGWFAYAPLSELTYSPGDGGNLWVLGLGIGGFGTIMGGVNFITTIVTMRAPGMTMWRMSVFTWNTMITSILILLIFPVLAAAFFGLAADRIFGAQIFSGEGGAILWQHLFWFFGHPEVYVIALPFFGIVSEIFPVFSRKPIFGYKTLIYATISIAALSMTVWAHHMYVTGSVLLPFFALMTMLIAVPTGVKIFNWLGTMWRGSITFETPMLWALGFLVSFVFGGLTGVILASPALDFHLSDTYFVVAHFHYVIFGTVVFAMFAGFYFWWPKWTGKMLNERLGKIHFWVLFIGFHMTFLVQHWLGVMAMPRRYYTYLPADGVTWGNQLSTVGAMVLGVSMIPFLLNVYITARRAPKVTVDDPWGYGRSLEWATSCPPPRHNFTSIPRIRSESPAFDLNHPEVSGVEQPKPAPALAEKK comes from the coding sequence ATGAAGAAGGGCAATGTCATTGTCTCGTGGCTAACGTCCACGGACCACAAGGTGATCGGATACATGTATCTGATCAGCTCCTTCGTGTGGTTCCTGGTTGGCGGCCTGATGGCTCTCCTCATCCGCGCGCAGCTGTTTGCGCCCGGCCTGGAGGTCGTCGCGACGAAGGAACAGTACAACCAGCTGTTCACCATGCACGGCACGATCATGCTGCTGATGTTTGCAACACCGCTCTTCGCGGGATTCGCAAACGTCATGATGCCGCTACAGATCGGCGCCCCCGACGTCGCGTTCCCCAGGCTCAACGCGCTTGCGTTCTGGCTGTTCACTTTCGGGTCGCTCATCGCCGTTGGTGGATTCCTGACGCCGCAGGGCGCCGCGTCCTTCGGCTGGTTCGCGTATGCGCCGCTCTCTGAGCTGACCTACTCGCCGGGTGACGGCGGAAACCTGTGGGTATTGGGTCTCGGTATTGGCGGCTTCGGCACCATCATGGGTGGCGTGAACTTCATCACGACCATCGTGACGATGCGCGCTCCGGGCATGACCATGTGGCGTATGTCCGTGTTCACCTGGAACACGATGATCACCTCGATCCTGATCCTGCTGATCTTCCCCGTGCTGGCAGCGGCCTTCTTTGGCCTCGCAGCTGATCGCATCTTCGGTGCTCAGATCTTTAGCGGTGAGGGCGGAGCGATTCTCTGGCAGCACCTCTTCTGGTTCTTCGGCCACCCCGAGGTGTACGTCATCGCGCTGCCGTTCTTCGGCATTGTCTCCGAGATCTTCCCGGTGTTCAGCCGCAAGCCGATCTTTGGCTACAAGACGCTCATCTACGCAACGATCTCGATTGCTGCGCTGTCGATGACCGTGTGGGCGCACCACATGTACGTGACCGGTTCGGTGCTGCTGCCGTTCTTTGCCCTGATGACGATGCTGATCGCGGTTCCGACCGGCGTGAAGATCTTCAACTGGCTCGGCACCATGTGGCGCGGATCGATCACTTTCGAGACGCCCATGCTGTGGGCGCTCGGCTTCCTCGTATCCTTCGTGTTCGGCGGACTCACCGGTGTCATCCTGGCTTCGCCCGCGCTTGACTTCCACCTTTCCGACACCTACTTCGTGGTTGCCCACTTCCACTACGTGATCTTCGGAACCGTCGTCTTCGCGATGTTCGCTGGGTTCTACTTCTGGTGGCCCAAGTGGACCGGCAAGATGCTGAACGAACGACTCGGCAAGATTCACTTCTGGGTCCTGTTCATCGGCTTCCACATGACCTTCCTCGTCCAGCACTGGCTTGGAGTCATGGCTATGCCGCGTCGGTACTACACCTACCTGCCCGCAGACGGCGTTACCTGGGGCAACCAGCTCTCGACCGTCGGCGCCATGGTGCTGGGCGTCTCGATGATCCCGTTCCTCCTGAACGTGTACATCACCGCACGCCGCGCACCCAAGGTGACCGTCGATGACCCGTGGGGTTACGGACGTTCGCTCGAGTGGGCAACCTCGTGCCCGCCGCCGCGTCACAACTTCACCTCGATCCCGCGTATTCGTTCCGAGTCGCCTGCATTCGATCTGAACCACCCCGAAGTCAGTGGCGTGGAGCAGCCGAAGCCTGCGCCGGCGCTCGCTGAGAAGAAGTAA
- a CDS encoding zinc-binding dehydrogenase has product MLTLGTCLRLVCGRESNNCTEALAGRGYGADGGIADYVLVTNTRDILRLNGLDPVTAAPMTDAGATAFHGVNRVRGLLGADSTAFVFGTGGLGSFAIQFLRVLTPARIVAVDMLTERRKLALQLGAHEAIAGVDEHTLGVIRDMTAGRGADAILDFVGLDATINTGVAGVRPGGAYGVIGAAGGSLTANSIRAVFVCVRS; this is encoded by the coding sequence ATGCTCACGCTCGGCACGTGTCTGCGTCTAGTGTGTGGGCGAGAGAGCAACAACTGCACCGAGGCGCTTGCCGGTCGAGGGTACGGGGCGGACGGTGGCATCGCTGACTACGTGCTCGTCACAAACACCAGAGACATTCTTCGGCTCAACGGCCTCGACCCGGTGACCGCGGCCCCGATGACGGATGCGGGAGCCACTGCGTTCCACGGGGTGAATCGGGTGCGTGGTTTGCTCGGAGCGGATTCGACGGCGTTCGTGTTCGGAACAGGTGGTCTAGGTTCGTTTGCGATCCAGTTTCTTCGAGTGCTCACCCCCGCGCGGATCGTGGCTGTCGATATGCTTACAGAGAGAAGGAAGCTCGCGCTGCAGCTCGGCGCGCATGAGGCGATCGCCGGCGTGGATGAACACACGCTCGGAGTCATTCGCGACATGACAGCAGGCCGTGGCGCAGACGCGATCCTCGATTTCGTGGGACTTGACGCGACGATCAACACCGGTGTCGCGGGGGTGCGTCCAGGCGGGGCATACGGAGTGATCGGCGCGGCCGGCGGCAGCCTGACGGCAAACTCAATAAGGGCAGTCTTCGTGTGCGTGCGGTCGTGA
- a CDS encoding GNAT family N-acetyltransferase produces the protein MSITIRRGQSEDASALFTLARQYQTGREPIGRDEFLVALDNILRRRDQEANVLFVAENDGKVVGYSLLTVSRLLHAPGLTAHLQEIVVDEASRGANVGDRLMQANEHYCMGRGVRQLSASTSRIGSFYNHRGFEAMGEHYRKLLDLS, from the coding sequence GTGAGCATCACGATCAGGCGTGGCCAGAGTGAAGACGCTTCGGCGCTCTTCACTCTGGCCCGCCAGTATCAGACGGGGCGTGAGCCCATAGGACGCGATGAGTTCCTTGTCGCGCTTGACAACATTCTGCGTCGCCGCGACCAAGAGGCCAACGTTTTGTTTGTCGCCGAAAACGACGGCAAGGTTGTGGGCTATTCGTTGTTGACGGTTTCACGTCTCCTGCACGCACCCGGACTGACGGCTCACCTGCAAGAGATTGTGGTTGATGAGGCGAGCCGGGGGGCAAACGTCGGCGACAGGTTGATGCAGGCTAATGAGCATTACTGCATGGGCCGCGGGGTGCGCCAGCTTTCGGCGTCGACCTCTCGCATTGGCTCGTTCTACAACCATCGTGGCTTCGAAGCCATGGGGGAGCACTACCGCAAGCTCCTTGACCTGAGTTGA
- a CDS encoding cytochrome b, with the protein MSSTVTDTSAQQNGSSRFTAAAANYIDERTKVGVAVKEFGRKVFPDHWSFLLGEVALYSFVVILISGTFLTLFFQASMVETVYNGPYVSMKGVEMSAAMASTLDISFSVRGGLLMRQVHHWAALLFVASIGLHMLRIFFTGAFRKPRELNWVIGFVLFILAMAEGFTGYSLPDDVLSGNGLRIIDGLLKSMPVIGTYFSYLFFGGEFPGTDIVGRLYMLHIMVLPALVILFVALHLAFVVIHKHTQYPGPGKTEQNVVGFPVLPVYAAKAGGFFFIVFGMIVLIASFVSINPIWNYGPYDPSPVSAGTQPDWYIGFADGMLRLIPPGLETEWFGFTWSWNMLIPMIIMGLFIVLVAIYPFIEAWVTGDKREHHILDRPRNAPTRTAIGAAGVTFYGVMWAGASSDLMATHFQLAMEGVIHTLQALLILGPIIAYIIAKRTCLALQKKDRSIALHGYESGRIVRLPGGEFVEVHKPLDEYEKWELVSYADYAPMMLRPNDDGRIPFSQRLRAGFSRWFFEDRIVPPTKGELEKGHNEGH; encoded by the coding sequence GTGAGTAGCACCGTAACTGACACCTCCGCCCAGCAGAACGGCTCCAGCCGTTTTACTGCTGCGGCAGCAAACTACATTGATGAGCGCACCAAGGTTGGCGTCGCGGTCAAGGAGTTTGGCCGAAAGGTCTTCCCTGATCACTGGTCATTCCTGCTTGGTGAGGTCGCTCTCTACAGCTTCGTCGTCATCCTCATCTCAGGAACCTTCCTGACGCTCTTCTTCCAGGCCTCGATGGTCGAAACCGTGTATAACGGCCCCTACGTATCCATGAAGGGCGTGGAGATGTCGGCTGCAATGGCCTCGACTCTCGACATCTCGTTCTCCGTGCGCGGGGGTCTGCTGATGCGTCAGGTGCACCACTGGGCAGCATTGCTGTTCGTGGCTTCGATCGGTCTGCACATGCTACGCATCTTCTTTACGGGTGCGTTCCGCAAGCCACGCGAACTCAACTGGGTGATCGGTTTCGTGCTCTTCATCCTTGCTATGGCTGAGGGCTTCACTGGTTACTCTCTCCCGGATGATGTGCTCTCGGGTAACGGCCTGCGCATCATCGACGGTCTCCTGAAGTCGATGCCCGTTATCGGTACGTACTTCTCCTACCTTTTCTTTGGTGGCGAGTTTCCGGGTACTGACATCGTCGGCCGCCTGTACATGCTGCATATCATGGTGCTGCCCGCGCTGGTGATCCTGTTCGTAGCGCTCCACCTCGCGTTTGTGGTAATTCACAAGCACACGCAGTACCCCGGTCCGGGCAAGACCGAGCAGAACGTTGTCGGCTTTCCTGTGCTCCCCGTGTACGCAGCGAAAGCAGGCGGATTCTTCTTCATCGTGTTCGGCATGATTGTGCTGATCGCTTCCTTCGTGAGCATCAACCCGATCTGGAACTATGGGCCATACGATCCCTCACCGGTATCTGCGGGTACTCAGCCGGACTGGTACATCGGTTTTGCCGATGGCATGCTCCGTTTGATTCCGCCGGGCTTGGAGACCGAGTGGTTCGGCTTCACCTGGTCTTGGAACATGCTTATTCCGATGATCATCATGGGCCTGTTCATCGTGCTTGTAGCGATCTACCCCTTCATTGAGGCTTGGGTCACAGGCGACAAGCGTGAACATCACATCCTGGATCGCCCCCGCAACGCTCCGACTCGCACTGCGATCGGCGCTGCAGGAGTGACCTTCTACGGTGTGATGTGGGCGGGAGCAAGCTCTGACCTCATGGCGACGCACTTCCAGCTGGCGATGGAGGGCGTGATCCACACCCTGCAGGCTCTGCTCATCCTCGGACCGATCATTGCCTACATCATTGCGAAGCGCACCTGCCTCGCACTGCAGAAGAAGGATCGCTCCATCGCTCTGCACGGCTACGAGTCCGGCCGCATCGTTCGCCTCCCAGGCGGCGAGTTCGTCGAGGTTCACAAGCCGCTTGACGAGTACGAGAAGTGGGAGCTGGTCAGCTACGCCGACTACGCGCCGATGATGCTCCGTCCGAACGACGACGGCCGCATCCCGTTCTCGCAGAGGCTGCGTGCCGGCTTCAGCCGGTGGTTCTTCGAAGACCGCATCGTTCCCCCAACCAAGGGTGAGCTTGAGAAGGGTCACAACGAGGGGCACTAG
- a CDS encoding MFS transporter permease, with product MWLRRAMYLWLFPAAFVLPMWLLIGWGVFGAGGWVFLWVLFVAIPSVFLGQLLMAFLVRSRPSVRRDRALSWPDVAGFAVWHVLVILVGCYVETWFPLALTAAIVSAALLLWSSLRQLRREAAAVMSGGFAEAEFTQSTGFVKPGEVLIVTDAPQAQDTPPARP from the coding sequence ATGTGGTTGCGGCGCGCGATGTATCTCTGGCTGTTTCCTGCGGCCTTTGTGTTACCAATGTGGTTGCTTATCGGCTGGGGCGTTTTCGGTGCTGGTGGCTGGGTGTTCTTGTGGGTGCTCTTCGTCGCGATTCCTTCGGTGTTTCTGGGGCAGCTGCTGATGGCCTTTCTCGTGCGGTCTCGACCTTCGGTGAGGCGGGATCGGGCGTTGTCGTGGCCCGATGTCGCGGGCTTCGCCGTGTGGCACGTCTTGGTGATCCTCGTGGGCTGTTACGTCGAGACGTGGTTTCCGCTCGCGCTCACCGCGGCGATTGTGTCCGCAGCCTTGCTGCTGTGGTCGTCGCTGCGGCAGCTGCGGCGCGAAGCTGCCGCGGTGATGTCGGGCGGGTTTGCTGAGGCCGAGTTTACGCAGTCGACCGGGTTTGTGAAGCCCGGCGAAGTGCTGATCGTCACGGATGCGCCGCAGGCGCAGGATACTCCGCCTGCGCGTCCGTGA
- a CDS encoding phosphoribosylanthranilate isomerase, which translates to MYIKICGLRDAEMTRRTVDLGADAIGVVMSPGSPRDTSPEIASSIVSAARAASASVDTVLVVNRMPAAEAASLAAHLGFDVLQLHGSYSAQDFEAAKQHISRVWRATSLAANPDLRAGDFGEERLLVDGTRPGSGEPWDLSALQNAQLGDEWILAGGLDPESVAAAIAQSSPWGVDVSSGVERSPGVKDPARIQRFIREARQASSDTKNNPKETSV; encoded by the coding sequence ATGTACATCAAGATTTGCGGACTGCGCGATGCGGAGATGACGCGTCGCACAGTTGACCTTGGAGCTGACGCTATCGGCGTCGTGATGAGCCCAGGGAGTCCACGCGACACCTCCCCCGAGATAGCCTCAAGCATCGTCTCCGCCGCGCGCGCGGCTTCGGCCTCGGTCGACACGGTGCTGGTCGTCAACCGCATGCCCGCCGCCGAGGCCGCCTCTCTCGCGGCCCATCTCGGCTTCGACGTACTACAACTGCACGGCAGCTACTCCGCCCAAGACTTCGAGGCAGCGAAGCAACACATTTCCAGGGTGTGGCGCGCAACCTCGCTCGCAGCCAACCCCGATCTCCGCGCCGGTGATTTCGGCGAGGAGCGTCTGCTGGTCGATGGCACACGCCCCGGATCCGGCGAACCCTGGGACCTTAGTGCGCTGCAAAACGCGCAGCTGGGTGACGAGTGGATCCTCGCGGGCGGCCTTGATCCCGAATCCGTCGCGGCAGCGATCGCCCAGTCGTCACCGTGGGGCGTTGACGTGTCGAGCGGGGTTGAGCGCTCCCCCGGCGTGAAGGATCCGGCACGCATTCAGAGATTCATCCGCGAAGCCCGACAGGCTTCAAGCGATACCAAGAACAACCCGAAGGAAACTTCAGTTTGA
- a CDS encoding cytochrome c oxidase subunit 4, producing MKSNIVIFWILTAYFVVISTVYTLWNIALHDRIEWAGSITILLSAGLTGFIASYLALTKKKQGGVLVEDIETADIDDGDPELGEFSPWSWWPLFLGFAIAVVVLGLCIGFNFWLSFLGLPLVIVAVVGWIYEYYRGNFAR from the coding sequence ATGAAATCAAACATCGTTATCTTTTGGATATTGACCGCATACTTTGTGGTGATCTCCACCGTATATACGCTCTGGAACATTGCGCTGCATGACCGAATTGAGTGGGCCGGATCCATCACGATCCTCCTCTCGGCTGGTCTGACGGGCTTTATTGCTTCGTATCTAGCTCTCACCAAGAAGAAGCAGGGGGGTGTCCTCGTTGAGGACATCGAGACTGCTGACATCGACGACGGGGATCCGGAGCTGGGCGAGTTCAGCCCGTGGAGCTGGTGGCCCTTGTTCCTCGGCTTCGCTATCGCGGTCGTCGTCCTGGGCCTCTGCATCGGTTTCAACTTCTGGTTGTCCTTCCTCGGACTGCCGCTGGTGATCGTTGCGGTCGTCGGCTGGATTTACGAGTACTACCGCGGCAACTTCGCCCGCTAG
- a CDS encoding BCCT family transporter, with the protein MGSAALAWVSTNFGWLFGALAITVTLFMLVVGYGRTGGIRLGADDEKPEFSTGSWISMLFAAGLGIGLLFYGPLEPLTYFLNPPPGVEAEPGSAEAALPALAQTLLHWGPIAWAFYALVGGAIAYSSYRRGRAPLISALFEPVFPGGTHRLLGRIIDIFAIIVTLFGTAVSLGIGALQIESGFMVVTGLGPMGNVFLIGAIAILTSLFIASAVSGVKRGIRRLSNLNMAITGALGLFVLIAGPTVFLLNLFPTSIFAFFDQLGMMISRSPNQGAETAEFLSTWTTYYWAWWVSWTPFVGMFIAKISRGRTLREFVTTVVLVPSAIVIAWFVVYGGTAIFMGLNGENLQSGGSGEEVLFNLLQRLPLGMLTSIVAMIAVLVFFVTAADSASIVMASMSQGGRPEPSKWVTVVWGLLLSLIAIALLLAGGRNTLSGLQSLMVVSALPFAVIVIGIMIAWAKDLRTDPFIIRRKYAQAAIAQGVRRGIDEYGDDFVFGASEVPAEEGAGAGFDSEDPALTEWYVDATTQPIQHVVPAEDVERTPEPGRIQPASNSEPTDPH; encoded by the coding sequence GTGGGCAGCGCGGCGCTCGCTTGGGTGAGCACCAACTTCGGGTGGCTCTTTGGCGCGCTCGCAATCACGGTCACCCTGTTCATGCTCGTGGTGGGTTATGGCCGCACGGGCGGCATCCGTCTGGGCGCCGACGACGAGAAACCGGAGTTCTCGACCGGGTCCTGGATCTCCATGCTCTTTGCTGCGGGACTCGGGATCGGGCTGCTCTTCTACGGCCCGCTCGAACCCCTCACCTACTTCCTCAATCCCCCGCCCGGAGTTGAAGCGGAGCCCGGATCAGCCGAGGCAGCTCTGCCCGCGCTCGCACAAACCCTCCTGCACTGGGGACCCATCGCCTGGGCGTTCTACGCGCTCGTTGGCGGCGCAATCGCCTACAGTTCCTACCGCCGCGGTCGAGCACCGCTCATCTCAGCGCTCTTTGAGCCGGTGTTCCCCGGCGGCACCCACCGCTTGCTCGGTCGAATTATCGATATCTTCGCGATCATCGTGACGCTATTCGGCACCGCAGTCTCGCTCGGGATCGGGGCACTGCAGATCGAGAGCGGGTTTATGGTCGTCACGGGTCTTGGACCGATGGGCAACGTCTTTCTGATCGGCGCGATAGCGATCCTGACCTCGCTGTTCATCGCTTCGGCGGTGTCAGGGGTGAAGCGCGGGATCCGCAGGCTCTCAAACCTGAACATGGCGATTACCGGCGCGCTCGGCTTGTTCGTGCTGATTGCGGGGCCAACGGTTTTTCTGCTGAACCTCTTTCCAACTTCCATCTTCGCGTTCTTCGACCAGTTGGGCATGATGATCTCTCGCAGCCCGAACCAGGGAGCCGAGACGGCAGAATTCCTTTCCACCTGGACCACCTACTACTGGGCGTGGTGGGTGTCTTGGACGCCGTTTGTTGGCATGTTCATCGCCAAGATCTCCCGCGGTCGCACGCTGCGCGAGTTCGTCACCACGGTGGTGCTCGTGCCGTCTGCAATCGTGATCGCCTGGTTCGTTGTGTACGGTGGCACTGCGATTTTCATGGGATTGAACGGCGAGAATCTTCAGTCAGGGGGCTCGGGCGAAGAGGTGTTGTTTAATCTCTTGCAGCGACTCCCCCTCGGAATGCTCACGTCTATTGTCGCGATGATCGCCGTGCTCGTGTTCTTTGTCACCGCCGCAGACTCGGCCTCGATCGTGATGGCGTCGATGTCACAGGGTGGGCGTCCGGAGCCGTCAAAGTGGGTCACGGTTGTGTGGGGTCTGCTGCTCAGCCTCATCGCGATCGCGCTGCTGCTCGCAGGCGGCAGAAACACGCTCTCAGGGCTGCAATCACTCATGGTCGTTTCAGCGCTACCCTTCGCGGTTATTGTGATTGGGATCATGATCGCCTGGGCGAAAGACCTGCGCACGGATCCCTTCATCATCCGACGCAAGTATGCGCAAGCGGCCATCGCGCAGGGAGTCAGACGCGGGATCGACGAGTACGGCGATGACTTTGTCTTTGGCGCGAGCGAGGTTCCTGCAGAGGAAGGAGCCGGCGCAGGCTTTGACAGCGAGGATCCAGCGCTCACCGAGTGGTATGTCGACGCCACCACGCAACCGATCCAACACGTCGTTCCCGCCGAGGATGTGGAACGCACCCCCGAGCCGGGCCGGATCCAGCCCGCCTCAAATTCGGAACCGACGGACCCCCACTAG
- a CDS encoding cytochrome c oxidase subunit 3 — MNTKSAVASVKRPNIVAVGTIVWLGSEVMFFAGLFAIYFTLRAMNPDLWAMQVEKHNFTFALINTLVLVASSFTAQAGVFAAERMQPRATGRGMGKWGTVEWFYLTFFMGAIFVSGQAYEYATFVSEGITLSGDPYGSAFYMTTGFHGIHVAVGLVAFLLVIGRIYSVKNFTHKEETTAVVVSYYWHFVDIVWIILFIVIYVLPLVQGY, encoded by the coding sequence ATGAATACCAAGTCAGCCGTGGCCTCGGTGAAGCGACCAAATATCGTCGCCGTGGGCACGATCGTGTGGCTCGGCAGCGAGGTTATGTTCTTCGCCGGCCTCTTCGCGATCTATTTCACGCTGCGTGCCATGAACCCAGACCTTTGGGCAATGCAGGTAGAGAAGCACAACTTTACTTTCGCACTGATCAACACACTGGTTCTGGTCGCCTCCTCCTTTACCGCTCAGGCCGGTGTTTTCGCCGCCGAGCGGATGCAGCCGAGAGCAACCGGCCGAGGCATGGGAAAGTGGGGCACGGTCGAATGGTTCTATCTCACATTCTTCATGGGAGCCATCTTCGTTTCGGGCCAGGCCTATGAGTACGCGACCTTTGTCTCTGAGGGCATCACGCTCTCGGGAGATCCATATGGCTCAGCCTTCTACATGACCACGGGCTTCCACGGGATCCACGTTGCTGTCGGCCTGGTTGCCTTCTTGCTCGTCATCGGCCGCATTTACTCGGTGAAGAACTTCACGCACAAGGAGGAGACCACCGCCGTCGTCGTGTCGTACTACTGGCACTTCGTCGACATCGTGTGGATCATCCTGTTCATCGTCATCTATGTCCTGCCTCTCGTGCAGGGATACTAA
- a CDS encoding TetR/AcrR family transcriptional regulator, with product MTAAESGPPQRRPRRKPGENRELLIEAGIHEFGRVGYHGASTSAIARIAGVPQPHVYASFHTKQDLFLACCERAITRLTPGSQPLEGFVPGDPTAKDLEACSRMIFQGVAALNLPELRAGLLPVFRGFEEEDGQERVSSAIHLGAWSLLRGADNRY from the coding sequence TTGACCGCGGCCGAGTCGGGTCCTCCGCAGCGTCGTCCGCGTCGTAAGCCCGGCGAGAATCGTGAGCTTCTGATTGAGGCCGGGATACACGAGTTTGGGCGCGTGGGCTATCACGGCGCTTCCACCAGCGCGATCGCGAGGATTGCGGGCGTCCCGCAGCCTCATGTTTACGCGAGCTTCCACACGAAGCAGGACCTCTTTCTCGCGTGCTGTGAGCGTGCGATCACGCGTCTCACTCCAGGGAGTCAGCCTCTCGAAGGTTTCGTTCCAGGGGATCCCACCGCAAAGGATCTCGAAGCGTGCTCTCGGATGATCTTCCAGGGGGTCGCAGCACTGAACCTTCCGGAGCTCCGTGCAGGTCTGCTGCCAGTGTTCCGCGGGTTCGAGGAAGAAGACGGGCAAGAGCGTGTGTCTTCAGCGATCCACCTCGGTGCCTGGTCCTTGCTGCGCGGCGCAGACAACCGTTATTGA